Within Desulfobacter sp., the genomic segment TTACTTCCAATCCATGGCACATGCTTGCAATATCCACCTTGTTCAGGACAGCGCCTGGAAGATATGTCTCAAAATCCATGCATTGGGCATAGGCCATGCCCCTGTACCGTCTTGCATGGTGCCACGTGTCCAGGAAAAGCGCCGAAGGCGTATCGATAAGCCCTTTGAATTCAGGACGCCACAAACGGGCTCTTTGATGGTACTGGGTCAGATAAATATAATAACTCCAGGCCTCCGGCCCGACCCCAAGGGCATCCAAAATGGCCTTGACGGTCTTAAACCGCCCTGCACGGGCATCCAGTCGGAACTGATGGCGTGGCTGCCTCGGCCACCATCCCCGGTTCACCCACTCAAAAAACCGATCGTATCCTCCGAAGATCTCGTCCCCCCCATCCCCTGACAGAACAGTTTTGACCTGTGAACGGGCCAATCGGGAAAGATAGAATGTGGGAACTGCGGAACTGTCCCCAAATGGTTCTCCGTATTGAAGGATCAGTTCCGGGAGGACATCCAGCGCGCTGTCTCCCAGCACCTCATGACAGAATTCAAATCCGTAGTTGTCCGCCAGTTTTTTTGCCTGGGGCAGCTCGGAAAAACGAGATTCGTCAAAACCGATGGAAAAGGCTTTCAGGGTCCCTTTGGCATGGCGGCTGGCATAGTGGGCAACCAGGGAGGAATCCATTCCGCCGGAACAGAACAGGCCGACGGGGACATCGGAAACCATCGCCCGTCTGACGGCATTGCCCGCAATCTTTTCAAGCCCCTCAAGAATCTCATCACGCCTCATTTTGCTCTCAGAGAACCGGATGCGCCAGTATCTTCGGGGGGCATTCAGCGTGCCGTCAAAGGATACGCACATGGAATGGGCAGGCTGCAGCTTATACACATTCCGGTATATGGTATCGGGTGCAGGGATATACTGATACCGCAGGAAATAATCAATGCTCTGCAGCCGGCCCTGGGGCAGAGGCGCCTCCGGCATTTTTAACGCCTCCAATTCCGAGGCAAAGGCGAAGAAATCTTTTTCCCGCCGGTAATACAGGGGTTTGATGCCGGCATGGTCCCGGGCCAGGAACAGTTCTTGTCTTTGATAATCCGCGATGCAAAAGGCAAACATGCCGTTTAACCGGTTGACACAGTCTCTTCCCCAGCGCTGATAGGCGGCCAGCAGGACTTCCGTATCAGATGTGGTATAGAATTGTACGCCCTCTGCGGCCAATTCCCGACGAAGGTCCAAAAAATTAAATATCTCACCATTATAGCTGATGCACAGCGTCCCGTCATTATTGACCATGGGCTGGCCGCCGCCCATAATATCAATTATTGAAAGCCGGGCGTGGCCCAGGGCAACAGGGCCTTTTCTCCAGACATCCGATGCATCCGGCCCTCTATGGGATAAGGCACTGACCATCCGGTCAATCTCACCTGGGACCTCCCTCTGGCCGAACCTCACTATGCCTGCAATGCCGCACATTATTATGCCTCTGGTTTACTGGCCTCAATCACAGCCCAGTAACAATACAAATCTTGGGGTTCATAAGACTGCCAGGATTCATGAAGGCTATCCGGAGGGACGGCCCGTACCTCCCTTTGTATTATATTGACTTTAAAACCCAGGTCTTCCCAAAGGGAGCAGATATCGTTTATGCGCCAGAGGTTCGTCCCCCTGTCCATGGAGGCCCACTCTGCTCTCGAATACTTTAAAAAATCAAAATGGATATGTGTCATATCTTCATGATCCATAAAACCAATGCCATGGATCATTTTCCCCCCCGGTTTTAATACCCGGTAAAGATAATCGCTGACCCGGGCCACATGGCGGATATGCTCAAACACTGAAAAAGAAAAACAATAATCTATGGTTCCATCGGCAAGATCAGTTTTTTCGGCATATGCCTCAACAAAAGAAACCGACTTCAGGATGGCATCTAAGGACGCCATCCCGTTGATTTGCTCCCGGAACATTCCCGTTTCGTTCACCAGATGCACAGCCAATTCCCCTGCCAGTTCTATCCCTTCCATGGTATAGTTTACCGGTTCGCAGCAGATGCCTTGTGAAAAATGCATCCCCATCACGACTGAGGCGACCGGTGTCTTTCCAAAACCGACCTCAAGGAAACGGTCCCGTTTTTTGGGCAGGCGGACCAACAACGTCTTTAAAAAAAGAATCTGGTATGCCAGGGTCATTGAATCCTGAAAAACAAAAATCCTTTCAAGCACGCCGGAAAGCGTTTCCCAATCAGATATCTCCAAAAATTTCCTTAAAAACGAAACAGATAGGTTCCGGCCGGGACACGGTCGGTTGAACACCTCCGTGCAAAACGCCCTCAATACACCGGAAGGGGGCAAGTGCCTATTTTTCTCATATAGCGTCTGCCATAAAAATTCTTCTGTTGAAGCGCCCCTCCCATCCACAGCATGGACGCGGAGCCCGTTGGAAGCGGCGCCGGCAGCCGCTGGGAAAGAAAAGGGAGACAAGGGTTTGGCTGTGCCGGAAAACAACCACCGTATCGCTCTTAGGTTGATAACCAGAAAAAATTCTGCTTCCACGCCCTGTCCCGGGTATACCATGTCATAGCCGTTTTTCTGCATTCTTGTAACGGCGGCTGAAACTTGCCCTGGATCGACACGGTAGGCATATGGCGTCAGGACAATATAAAGGGCCTCTCCTTTCCGGTCCGCACTTTCCATAAGTCTTGCCTGGGGCGAATCCTGCATGGAAATGCATATCTCAAATGGCCAGTTCCTTAGACATTCAATAACAGGTGCGGGGGTATAATGGGGAACGGATATAATGGTATCGGTTACATTATTTTCCTTGATAACCCTGTCCAGAATCTCTGGAAACACATACCGGCCGCTTATCTCAAGTAAAAAAGGATCACATTCGTCCATTGGCCTGGCAAGCACAATTAATTTGGTCTGCACCCTCATATTTATTGTCCCTGAATGATTCATGCCCCCATTTTGAATAAAAAAATCATGTATGATACCCAACCGCCCTTTTTTCTCACAGGACATCCGGAAACTGTGCAAATAAAAGTTAGGGGAATAAAGGCATCAACGCATTATGCCAGACCTTATACCCGTTGGTGTTTAAATGAAGGCCGTCCCGGGTGAATCCGGATTGAAGATAGCCCTGGACCGACAGGATGCGGTTCAGATCAAGAAAAACCAGTTCCCTCTCCAAGCAATATTTTTTCAGGCCGTCATTCAGCCCATCGACTTCCCGGTTAATGGTGGCAGCGCCCGCCAGAGACTGATAAAAAGAAGACAGATACAAGGTGGACTGAATAATGGGTTTGGCCCCGGCCCCAATAAGTCTATCCAAAATATTAAGGTATACCTTCAGCACCGCCGAATGAACTCTGCCCTGGATTAAATCGTTTATCCCCGCCATGATAAAAACGGCTTGGGCAGATGCTCCCAATACAGTGTCCAGCCCATCCTGAATATCCATCACCGTAGCCCCGTCACACCCTTTATTGATAATATGAAATCGATCCCCCCCGGTGCTGAATTGTAAACCGGATGTCAGCGAATCCCCCAGCATGATTATCCCTGCGCCCCCCCTGTCGGGTTTGGTGTACCCTGCGGATAGATTGTCCTGGGATGAAATGCTCACAGGGGGATGGGACTTCGGGTCTTGATTGTCCCTAAACATATAACAAAAATCTTGTCCAGGAATTGCCCTGCGGACAGCATCATAGTGCAAGGGGCATGTGCATACAAAGACCAAATCTGTGTTCCCTGAAAAAGAATCAGGGAAAATATGGGGAATCTCTCCCAAATAAGGAAAAGGGATGTTCCGGTCTATCACGCCTTGGACACAAACCATATCCATGGCTCTGAGAAAGCTATAAGCGATGCATCCGCTGATGTTGCCACCATAGATATAAACGCTGACATTCCGATTGAATTTGGTTTTAACCCAGTTTTCAAAGGCCGCAAATTTCCCGTGGAGATCATTGCTTCTGGTTTTATAATCCTCCAGCCAAGCAGGAGGATTGACATAATCCAAATCCAAGGAAAACGCCTCGCTATAAGATTGTATCGATTTCGATGTCATCTTTATTTTTTGGAAGGCCCTCTCCCGACAATGCTTTCAATATAATGGGGAATAGAATCAAATACAGGCTGATCAGTCCTGGAAACAATGGATGGACTCAAAAGCAAGAGCATGACCAGTCTGAAAAAATGAATCACCGCTTTGAGGAAGCAGATATGTTTTGCCCTTCCGGCAAACCTGAAAAACATTGATTCAATAAAACTCAGATGCCTTTTGGACCTTGCCTGCATTTCATCCAGGGTTCTGGCCGCATTGTCACCAATCCGTTTGTGCAGCGCTTTAGACTCCAGCAATGCCCATAGGGCATCGGTAACCTCTTGGGCGTCAAGCTCCACACAATAGGCATTTTCTCTATGGATGATCACATCCCGGTAGTTTTCAAGGTTGGCCATAATCATCGGGGTATTGCATGCGGAGGCTTCGAAAAAAGACCGGGGCATCCCATCAGACGAGGGTATAGATACGGCCACATCGGCACACCCGTATAAAGCTGGAATATCCTCGTCCGCCAGTTCAGGAAGTATGACCACTTTGTCTTCGATTCCAAGGTCTGTTATGAGATTCTCAATCTGTTTTTTATACCGGGGATCGACATAAACGGTGGACAACAGCAGCGACGCTTCAATCCTCCGGCATATTCCCGCGAAGCCTCTGACAATGATATCGATATTGTAAATCGGAAACATTCCCCTGGGGCTTAGGACAATTTTGGCATCTTCCTTTATCCTGTATCGTTTTCTGAACGTATCCTCCCTGCGGCGGCCTGGCAAAAAACGGGAATTAACCCCCCAGGTGAATGTCGTTATTCCCCCTTTTCTCCCCATTTTCCCAACGGCGTTCTTCAGATAATCAGATTCAGCCAAAACCCAGTCCGCCCGATTGAGGAGGCTGGCCGTGAGGCGGCGTTCAAGCCGAGAGGGGCCGGTCTGTTCAAAGAGCACATCCCCGCCCATCACGCTGACCACCAGAGGTCTGCTGCAGGTGGCGGCCATCCAGTTCCAGAGACCGGCTGCGTAGTGCACCATGATGATATCCGGATCAAACCGTTTCACCAGGGAATAAAACCCAACCATCCGTGACAGGGCAATGGTCCGGTACATCCCGCCCAACGGCAGGCCTTTTATGATCAGGCTATCTACGCCGGGGATGGTGTAGTCCGGGGTATTGGTGACCAATGCCACCTGATGCCCGAGCCGGGCAAAGCATTGCACCCTGTCATAAAGATGAGGCGCAATCACCGGACCGATCACCAGTATTCTCATCTTTTTTGACATTATGGGTTCAATCATCTCGATCCGGTCCCCATGAGCTCAAAAATCATGGCCTCATAATTTTTGACCTTAGCTTTCCATGTCCATCCGTCTATAATCGACTTCCGGGCATTGGCCCCAAGCCTTTTGATATCGGCATTAAGAATTGATTCGATGCCATCCCTGATCCCCGTTATGCTCCGATCAATAAAATATCCGTTCTTTCCCGGAGATATCACTTCAGGCATATTCCCCACCCGGGTGGTCAACACCGGCAGGCCGCACGACAGCGCCTCCAACGCCGTATTCGGAGTTCCCTCGGTTTCTGATGCACAGATGTAAAACCCGGCCCTGTGATAATAGCGGTCCCTGATAAGATCGTGGGATATGATTTTTGATGTGTCCCCGTCCCGGGCGTCCACATTTTTAAAAATCAAGGAAACACCGGCCTGGATGCAGGCAGCCCTGATCAAGTCAAGCCCCTTATTGCCGACGGAGCAGGCATTGCCTATCCAACAGGCGGTTGTACTTTTTTCAACCTTGTCGCCGGGGTAAAAAAATGTTTCATCCACCCCGTTTTCACAGCAATAAAACCGCCCCTTCCCCTTGGCCTTGTTAAAGGCAGTAAGGTTGTTCACAAGGCCCGCCAGGCAGCCGTGGGCTTCAACGGCCACGAGGAGTTCGTCAAGGTATTCGGTGATGGTGGTGCTGGTCCCAAGGACAACTTTAGAACGATAAGGGGCCGGAACAAAATGGATCAGGGAGCACTCAAACAAAATAATCAGGTCATAGGGGGCATAATCGACCCTGTCCTTATAACCGGCGACATCCACCCGGATATCTTCATGGATGAATCTCTGAATATTTCTTGCACGGTACCACCAGGCCCAGCCTTTTACGTCGTATAAAATAATAACGCTGATCTTCAAAGTCTTACGGTTCCTGCCATTGGATGAGCCAATGCAATGCTAAAGCGTTTTATCAGTCCAGGGCGGTGTCCAAAACGGGAACACCTTTACCCCATGGTTTGTTTGATCATATACCCGCTGGGGCAGTACGCCCACGGGAAACGGCGGATTTCACAATTCATTCCGTTAAAGAACTCCAGAACCGCCCGGGTCTCACCGGGGAATTCATTGTAGCCGAATTCATCGAACACGATAATCCCTCCGGGCACCACCTTTTTATAGAGTTGCTCCAATGTATCCAGGGTCGGCTGGTACAAATCAAGATCCAGGTAAAGCATGGCCACGACAAGTCCCGGATGGGACTGGACAAATTCGGGGATGGTTTCGCACACATCACCCTGGATAATATGGATCCGGTCCCCTTCAGGCGACTGGGAGCGGAAGATATCCAGATCCCGGAAAAACTGATCTTTATTAAAAGTGGCAACGCCTCCTTTTTTCATGTCGCGCCACTGGCCTTGTGATTGATCCTTTTCAGAAATTTCCGGAAACCCGGCAAAGGTATCAAAACCGTAAAGATGGCGATCCGATACAACCGGTGCAGTTCTTCCCTTTGGCCCGAAGATTTCCATTAATCGGGCGAGGAAAAAAAATGTCGCCCCATTCCGCACCCCCAATTCAAGGACAGATCCCGGCAGATCGATTGTTTTCCGGTACAATTCCGTTATTGCTATCTGGCGGGCAACAAAGTCGGTCCTCAAATGCATGGCATACTTCTGCATTTCAAAGAAAAAATCCCTTTTTTCATTATTTTTTTCATCCAAGATGATCATTTGACCTCCCGCCTTTCCTTATTTTTTTTAAATGCATCCAGGGCGATGGGCAGCCTGGGCGCATTTGAGATGACACTATGCCAATCTTCGAAATAAATACGGTCCTCCGCAGCCGGACAGACAGCCAAGCCTGAAAAAGGATAATGGTCCAGCATCCTTTGGTGAATTTCCTCCAGGGGCTCCGCCATAACATTCCCATAGCTAAGGTGGATGAATGGACAGGGAAGAACATCTCCGTAAGGTGTGATGTAGATTTTGCGTTTTGCAGCCGGACACCCTCCGGCATCATGGTCCGTACGGACATGGGGATATATTGCCGTCAATTCCTCAAGATATTTCCTGTCCTCAGGGGTAAAGAGGTATTGGGGGCGATGCTGCCACCGTCCGGACACCGTGGCAATATTTGCCAACAGGATAATGTTCATCCGCCGGGTATACCGAATCACCTTTAAAGTGGCGGGAGTTCTTAAATTATCGTGGGTCAGCACCATGGAGGCCGACACCTGGACCCCTCCTTCCCGGATCCGGTTTAAATTGGACAAGACCCGCCTGTGCCAGGTATGCGGCACCCCCCGAAATCGGGCGTATTCTTTTGGATCCATCGTATCCAGGCTGATTGAGATGGCATTGATGCCCCATGCTTTCAATTTGCCGATCATGTTTTGGTTCAGCAGAGAGCCATTGGTTTGAAGCTTAATATGCCGCCGGTCCGGATCAAGGTAGGAAATCACCTTTTTTAAGTCTGCATTCAGCAACGGTTCACCGCCGGTCAAATTGATCCGGATCACATTCATCCGGTCAAATGCTCTGGATAACGAACGGTAATCCGCCACCCCCATCAAAGGACGCCCGGGATGCGTTAATGTGGCTGCCGAACAATGGACACAATTCATGTTGCAACGTGTCCCCACTGAAACATCAACGGTTAGGGCGGATTGAGTTCTGAATATGCGGTTAGACAATACACGGGCCCCCAGTCTAAGTTTAAATGGCTTCCCGTAATACTCTATCTCGTTTAAGAGCCGATTTAGTTTTTTCATTGGATCAGGCTTCCTCTCAAATGGACCGGCAAAGCCAGGTTCCCGGGCGCGAAAATCCGGAATCATCCTTTAAACAAGATTCCCGGCGTTTTACGGCCATGGCCAGAAGACGGCCCACGGGTCTTTTAAAAATGGAAATATCTGTCCGGTCAAACCCCGCATCAGCCAGCCATCGCCCCAGGGTCTCCACCGTGGGGGAAAACCAGTTCCACCCTTTTTCAAGGGTGCCGCCATATTCACAAAAAGCCCCTTCAATACCAGAAGATTTGGTTTCAATGATGAGACGGCCTCCGGGTTTTAAGTAGGCAAAACATATGCGCAGGGCAAGCAGGGGATCGGTGACATGGTAGATAACCCCGCTCAGGTAAACAATATCAAAGGTGCCCTGCCAGTTTTCATTATCAGAATAAAGGCTCTGGCGGCTCAGGTCTATAGAGGCTTGAACCACCTCAAAAAGCCGGCTTGCCGCCCGGGCGGACACAGGGTGTTCTTCCAGTGCCGTGACCGTTGCGCCCAGGCCGGCTAGCCCCAAGGCATCCCCGCCTGTCCAGCAGCCCACGTCAAGCACCGTCAATCCCTCTAAAGACTTGGGCAGGAATTGCTGTTGAAGACATTCTGCCAGAACTTCCAAATGCCTGTCATCCATGGCCCCCTGCCTGGAATATCCATGGCCGAAATCCTGGTTGTGTCCCCAGCAGAAAAACTGAACAAAACCGTTGCCATATGCATTATGCCAATAATCTGAGGGGGAAAACTGATCCGGGAACTCATTGTTTATCGTTTCATATGCCTTTTTTGCGGTTTCGGCATCGGGCAGCAGAAACCGGTTCACCGCATCCCTGACCAGCCTGAGGCAGTCATCAAGACCTCCGGCATCCATTGTGGGGATAAAATTATGACCCAATTGCCTGTTGCCGGCTTTGGGAATGGTGTCGAATTCCTGGGGAGCCGCCCGGTCATGACAGAAATCAAGGATGGCAGCCCCCTGTCCCGGCCTTGCATGGGGGGAAGGATCCAGCACGATCCTTTGCAACCGGTATCCAGGACAGCTTAAAAGCACATCCAAAAGCCCCTGGTACACCGCCGGGAGATCGGCGTGGTCAATGACGATCACAGCTTGGTCGGCCAAAATATATTGAAGGCTTGCCAGCAGGCTGAAGATGCTGCCCCTGTCCTTTTTTTCCGAGCTTAAAAACAATGCAATGTCACGGATATTGCCCCCACGCCCCTGACCGCCTAAGGCTTCCGCCGCTTTTATGGGATGGATAAACATATCATCCGGCAGCGCCAGTTCCCTTACCTTTTTCAATTGCCAGATGTCTTTTACCAGTTGTGAGGCGCTATCCTGGGCCCTGCCCATACAGATACCGGATATTTTTTCAATTTCCTCCATGACTTCCATTCCCTCTTTTTACTTTACCGCCTCAATGTTGAGGCTCATATGGAGTCCGTTCTCCTTATCCAGGTGTGGCAGGTATGCCTGGGAATAATCATCAATATCCCGATGCTCCGTGGCCCGCCAGTCCCACGGCCTGACTTTTGAGAACCCCGCCCGCTTGAGCACCAAGGTCAGATAGGCTTCATCAAACATGTTTTTATGGAAATCATATTGATCCCGCTGGCCGCCGCATATCAGCCCATGGAGCCCGGTGTCGCCGTCTCCCAGACCATGCTTCAGATAATAGGTAACAATGGCCCTGAAATCAGGAACTGCGATCCGTAAAATGCCATCGGGTGCAAGCACGCGCCGCCATTCAACCAGGACATCCAAGAACTCCCTGCGGGAAAAATGCTCCAGTACATGGGACGCATATATCAGGGATACGGATGCATCGTTAAAAGGCAGGGTTTCAATACGATGTTGGACATCCAATGATTCCTGGGGACAGATATCGATATTCACAAATCCGGGAATAAACCGTTTCCCGCACCCCAGGTGGAGTTTCAACGTCTTTTGGGCAGCATAGTGATCATTCATATAGCGCACGTTCCAATCACCTCCTTATGCAGACCCGCCTCAGCGAGCCGCTTCAAGCATGTCAATGGCATTTGCAAGCAGTTCATCGCAGTCAAGCTCATAGGTCATAAAGGATTGGTCGCACAGCGTTTCATCAACGGCTTCCACCAGGCGTATAGGGGACGCATCCCAGCGCATTCCCTGGATGAGTGTCCGGCCGTTTTTTTCTTCAACCGAATCCTTTAAAAACTCTTTTGGACCATAAATCAATTTAGGCATATCGGCGATTAAGGAAAAAATCACCCCGCCGCTGCATGGGCCGATATACAAATCACCATGGGAAAACCATGCAATGGTATCGTTTAAAGGTCGGTCCAGGGCCCAGAAAACCGGAACGTTACCGGAAATCTTTTCTTCGATCCGCCTGCACATCTCATCATAGGCATCTTTCCCATGCTGGGGACGAATCCCATCAAAAACCACACCTGCTCCGGGGAAACGCTCAGCCACTCCGTTCACCAGGTAAGCCAGACCGTTACCCTGTCCCACCCAGTTCCGGCTGTAATCGGCTCTAATGGTTATCACCATCAGCGGTGAACAGCCCTTGACCGCTTCCATTTCACAATGGCTCCTGTACGGGATCTCCTGGCGGCAATAAGCCACCCAGGCTTCTCCCACCTCTTTTCGGATGGGTGCACCGGATATGGCCAGCATACTGACGGCATCGCCTTGGATGCTATCCAGAAAAGGCTGTATTCTCAACCGTTTTTCATCCATGCCAAAGACCTTTGAAACCTGGATGCCGGTATCGGCCAGGCAGGATTGGACAAACCCGATTTTTGGAGAATCAATGACCTGCATCTCTTTAATCAAAGACGACCCTTCAGCACAGACCCTGGCAGCATTATACTGCCAGAACTCAATGCTGATATTTCCCCTCATTGCCTGGACGATGCACCTGACCTTCCCCGGTTCACTATTTAAATAGGCGTCCACTTCATCCCGATAGATAAATGCGGCTTCCTTAAAAGCGTTGACCAGGGCGGCAAGGGGATACCAGAAATTTTTTTCCGGTTTAACCCCGGATAATGAATAGAGGGCCATGATAATTTCCCTGCCGGGAAAATACAGGGCCATGGTTGAATAAAAGGAATGTGAAAGCACGTAAAATTCATCACAGCAGTTAAACCGAAAAAACACCGCAGTCTGAATGGGTGTTTCGCCGTGTACCACAAAGGAGTGTCTTGTTTGAAGGGGTTTACCGCAGAATGGGCAATTGTAATGTGCCTTCCCGGTTTTTAAAATGGCATGGGAAAATGGATCCAGTTTTTCGCCGGAATGGTATTTCTGATCAAGAATAATCCTGGTATCGATGCCTGAATGGCGAAACTGATTCTCAATGGTATTGATATTCTGATAATGGAGATAAAAAAAAGTGTAAGGCAGATCAAACCGTAGAACGGACAAGGGGTCCTCGGGGTCAAGGAGTTCCACCCATTTAATATCAGGAGACACCCGTCTTGCCCGGTCCTTTAACCTCAAGGTCCCATCGTCTCTTCCCATGGCAATAACCGCATCACACATGGACAGAAATACATCCGGATCACGGACAGGATTCATTCCCTGGTGAAATGTCCTTGAATCCGGCAAATAAACGCCGACCGGGATTATTCCCTTTAGCCTCCCGGCCAGGTTTGAACTGAACCGCCCAAAATCCGAGGGGCAAACGCCCACACGACAATCCTTAAGCATTTCTGCCAGGCGGGCCACCTTTTCCTCAATTAAATTTAATAACCTCATATGCCACCATCATTAATCTTGATCGATCCGTTCCATTATCACCCTGCCTTGTCCAAGAGATCAAAGGGGAGAGAATAATACCATGGAAAATATCTCATGAGTTCCCCCTTATCCAGTGACAGAATCCTTTTGTCATATACTTTAATGAAATAAGGGTAGCCTTTCTCCTGGGCACCAAAAGAGGCCTTGAACCTGTAAAGGCCTCTTTGGGAGTTCCAGGTCCCCCCGAAGTTCCACCGGCGGATGCCATGGGCCACGGCCCGGGCCATGGCGTGATGTATTAACAGGGGCAGGCCGAACAGGTTGGCCCGATCCGGTTCATATACCGGTACAAGATACTCTGCGGTATGTCCCCACAATGCATACAGCAGCCCGGCAAAGGGGATTCCCTGAAATTCGGCGACATCAATTCTGAATGGGCCTTTGGGAAACAGCTTATCAATGATGCCGTGAAAAAAAGCCCTGGGTTTTGCGATTCCATTTTTGGCGGCCATGCCCCTATTGTGGACATCCACAAACCAGTCCAGGTCATCCATACGAAACGGCCTGACGGTACTTCCTTTAGCAATGGCACTCCTTATATTTTGCCGTTTGGCGGGATGAAACAGGGATAAGAGTTCCGATTTGCTTTCAGGCAATTTGAGCACCTGGGCCATG encodes:
- a CDS encoding peptidoglycan bridge formation glycyltransferase FemA/FemB family protein gives rise to the protein MAEPYKIQITPLRDVPGYEDFINGIHHRLLYHSRPWIRIMESIIGDTCQVISAHHRKRLCGALPVFISRDRGAGRVINSLPFFGSIGGILCQPGQIDKVGPGLFNALDGLAHDLGAATAMVNPGPFDPDVSLHKKLWRPDFEEKRMAQVLKLPESKSELLSLFHPAKRQNIRSAIAKGSTVRPFRMDDLDWFVDVHNRGMAAKNGIAKPRAFFHGIIDKLFPKGPFRIDVAEFQGIPFAGLLYALWGHTAEYLVPVYEPDRANLFGLPLLIHHAMARAVAHGIRRWNFGGTWNSQRGLYRFKASFGAQEKGYPYFIKVYDKRILSLDKGELMRYFPWYYSLPFDLLDKAG